CGCGATGACGCGCAGGTAGCCGAGAACGTCCTTCACCTCGGCACGCTCGTAGAAGCGGACGCCGCCGACGATGTCGTAGGCGACTCCCGCCCGGCGTAGACTGTCCTCGATCACCCTGGACTGCGCGTGCGTCCGGTAGAGCACGGCGAAGTCGCGGGCGGCGAGTTCCTCTTCGTCGATGAGCGAGCCGATCATGTCGCGGATCGCGTCGGCCTCATGATACTCGTTCGCCACCCTGACGACACGGACCGGGACGCCGTCGCCGCGGTCGGTCCAGAGCTTCTTCTCCTTCCGGCGCGCGTTCCTCGAGACGACGTCATGCGCCGCGTCGAGGATCCCGCCGGTCGAGCGGTAGTTCTGCTCGAGCGTCACGACGGTCGCATCCGGGTGATCGTGCTCGAAGTCGAGGATGTTCGAGATGTCGGCGCCGCGCCAGCCGTAGATCGACTGGTCGTCGTCGCCCACGACCATGATGTTGCGGTGCATCGACGAGAGCAGGTTGACCAGCTGGTACTGCGCGTGGCTCGTGTCCTGATACTCGTCGACGAGCACGTGCTGGAAGCGCTCGGAATAGGCGTCGAGGACGCGCGGTTCGTCGCGCAGGAGCCGCACGGTCCCCATGATGAGGTCGTCGAAGTCGAAGGCGTTCATCCGACGAAGGCCCGACTCGTACTCCCGGTAGACACCGGCCACGCATTCCTCGAAGTAGCCGCCGGCCGTCTCCGCGTAGAGCGAGGCGTCGATGAGGCGGTCCTTGGCCCTCGAGATGGACGACAGCACGGCCTTCGGGCTGAAAACCGAGGACGACACGCCGGCCTTCTCCATCGACTGCTTGATGAGCGCTGTGGAGTCGGCCTCGTCGTAGATCGAGAACGACGGGGTCCACCATCCCCACCGGGACTCCGCCCGCAGGATCCTCGCGGCGATCGAGTGGAACGTTCCGATCCAGACCAGCCGGGCGTCCGCCCCGGTCAGCTCGGCGACACGGCGCTTCATCTCGTCGGCGGCCTTGTTCGTGAACGTCACGGCGAGCACGCGGCGCGGGCTCACACCCCGCTCCCCGATGAGGTGAGCGACTCGGTAGGTCAGAACGCGGGTCTTCCCGCTGCCGGCACCGGCGAGCACAAGGAGCGGCCCGCCTGGGTGGCGGACCGCGCGGACCTGCGCCTCGTTGAGATTGAGATCGAGCTCGAGATCGGTCGTCAGAGAGGTCTCCTCCGATCACGGGGGGTCCGTCAGAGGGAGTCGCTCCTAGAACTCGGCGCCGAGCGCGAAGTGCGTTCTGGCTCCGCCGGTGGACCGGAGGTCGGTCCGCCAGGCGCGGTCGACGCGGATGACGAAGAAGCCGAGGTTCATCCTGACGCCGATGCCGTAACTCGCCTTGATGTCCTGGAGGTGGAACCCGCCCTTACGCGAAGCGCCCTTGAACTCCTCGTTCACGTCCCACGCGGCCCCGAGATCGATGAACATGACGCCCCTGAGACCCCGCAGGGCGATCGGCAGCGGCGAGGCGATGACCAGGTAGTCGATGAACGGGTAGCGCAGCTCGAGCGTGGTCAGGGCCATCTTCGTTCCGCTGAACTCGAAGTCGTCGTAGCCGCGGAGGCTGTTGACGCCGCCGATGAAGAAGTTCTGCGCGTTCTGCTGCGAGCTCCGCGCCGCGACGAGCTTCATCGCGATCGTGTGTCGCCGGCCGACCCTCAGATACCGCCTGATATCGGCGATGCCGGTCAGATAGGTGAAGTCGCCGCCGGACTCCCAGGACTTCGACACGGAGATCGAGGAGCGTCCCCCGCTGACAGGTCCGACCATGCCCCAGAGCGTCGTGTCGTTGACCAGCCTGAGGCTGGGTATGAAGAGCGACCGTTTGACCGTCTCGTCGGTCAGCTCGATCTCGCCGGTATCGAGCTCCTCCGCGAACCGGCGGTCGACCGTCAGCGCCGAGACGTCGAACTCGAGCCGCGTGAAGCGGCTGAAGGGGTACGACGCTCCGACCGACATGCCGTAGCTGCGCTCGGAGAAGTAGCGCTTCTCACCCAGGTCCTCGCCCAGCCTGGTGCGCTCGGAGTAGTAGTACTCCTTGAAGTTGTAGACGCCCACCGAGAGGTTCGGTCGTCTGGCCAGGTGCTCGTAGAGGACGTAGAAATTGCTCGATTCGATGTTCGAGAAGAAGTCGGTCGCGATGTAGAAACGGTGGTTCCCCAGAATGTCCGAGACGGCGATCTGTGCCCCTCCCGAGAGTCCGTATCCCGAGCTGTAGCCGACGCCGCCCGACATCCAGTCCGGCGTGAAGCGCGTCTCGTACGGGCGGGTCATCCCGACGTCGCGTCCTTCGTCCGATTCGCGCTCCTCCTTCCTCCCGGTCGCGGACGCGTAGGCGTCGCGCACGCGGTCGACCGTCTCGTCATCGTCCGGCTCGGGCTCCGGGGGTTCCGGGACCGATGAGGCGTCGTCCGGGACGAGCCGTACCTCGGAGAGGGGCCGCTCGGGCGGACCCTCCTCCAGATTCGCGTCGGTCACCGGGACGCCCGGTCTGTCGAGCGGCTCCACGGGCGGCAGCGTGCCCGAGGCCTCCGGGAGCCGCTCGAGCGGCTCCTTGACGGCGGCGATGTCCCATCCGCCGTTGGAGTAGAGCGAGAAGACGAGCCAGTCGTTCTCGCGCGCCCAGCTCGGGGCCGACGCGCCTCCGACCAGGGCGGTCAGTCTCGAGATCGACGAGTCGGCGAGCGTGATCGCGTAGAGGTCGGGCGAGCCGCCGGCCGTCGACGAGAAGATGATCGACCGTCCGTCGGGCGACCAGGTCGGCGAACTGTCGTTGCCGGGTGTCGAAGGCAATCTGTCGATCCGCCGCGACGACCACTCGACCGCGTAGAGGTCGTACCGTCTCCGGAACCCGAGCTCGGCCTCCGAACCGCGGTCCGAGGTGAAGGCGATCCGGGTTCCGTCCGGGGACCACTCCGGGTCCCGTTCGTCGTAGAAGTCGTCGGTCAGGCGAACGAGCTCTCCGGTCTCGATGTGGGCCATGTAGAGATCGGAGGCGCCCTCCTTCGTGCCGACGAAGACGACCCGGTCACCGTCCGGCGACCAGGAGGGGGTGAACATGCCGTCGAGGTCGAAGGTCAGGCTGTTGACGAGGTCGCCACTCTCGGTATCCACGAAGTGAAGCGCGTCGTCCCCTCCCGACTTGGCCACGAAACAGATCTCCTCGCCGTCGGGCGACCAGCCGAAGCCGGTCCTCAGGATATGAAGCTGCTCGAACTCGTCCGAGCGGCCGCCGTGCACGAGCGTCCCGAGTTCCTCACCGTCGAGCGTCGAGGAGACCCTGACGTCTGCGTAGCCCGACCGGTCGGTCACGTAGACGACGCGGCGGCCGTCCGGCGAGACGGCGGGCCCGAGGTTGAGATACGAACCGTCCTTCCTGTGGTCGGTCACGAGCCGCGCGATCTCGTCTCCGCGGTCGAGGATCTCGACCTGCGGCCAGTAGCGTTCCTTCAGCCAGCGTTCCCACTCCTCATTGAGCTCGGCGGTGGTCAGGCCGACGGCCTCGCTCAGAGACCTCTCGAGATTCTGGGTCTTCGCGAGCGACTTGACGATCTCCGCGATCTTGTTCCGGCCGTATCGCTCGGCGATGAACGTCATCACCGACTGGCCTTCCTTGTAGACGAGGTAGCCTCCGTAGAGGTACTGGAGCGGGACGACCCTGTCCGCGACCGTCAGGTCGCGGAGGATCATCTCGGCCTCCTCGTCCCAGCCTTGGGACACGTACTCCGCCAGGCCCTCGGTGAACCAGAGCGGCACCGGGTTCATGTAGGCCTGACGGATGACGGAGCGGACGAG
The sequence above is drawn from the Candidatus Effluviviaceae Genus V sp. genome and encodes:
- a CDS encoding BamA/TamA family outer membrane protein; its protein translation is MRTRTLIVGAVTLLVMALLHLPSGAQQFGRNKVQYDQFEWTILTTEHFDVYYYDGSADVADAVALMVEQAYDDYRRVLGHDLTTVIPVIVYASHNDFQQTNVSLTHVGESVGGFTELFKNRVVVPFTGSYSDLRHVVYHELVHVFMFDVVYGGLVRSVIRQAYMNPVPLWFTEGLAEYVSQGWDEEAEMILRDLTVADRVVPLQYLYGGYLVYKEGQSVMTFIAERYGRNKIAEIVKSLAKTQNLERSLSEAVGLTTAELNEEWERWLKERYWPQVEILDRGDEIARLVTDHRKDGSYLNLGPAVSPDGRRVVYVTDRSGYADVRVSSTLDGEELGTLVHGGRSDEFEQLHILRTGFGWSPDGEEICFVAKSGGDDALHFVDTESGDLVNSLTFDLDGMFTPSWSPDGDRVVFVGTKEGASDLYMAHIETGELVRLTDDFYDERDPEWSPDGTRIAFTSDRGSEAELGFRRRYDLYAVEWSSRRIDRLPSTPGNDSSPTWSPDGRSIIFSSTAGGSPDLYAITLADSSISRLTALVGGASAPSWARENDWLVFSLYSNGGWDIAAVKEPLERLPEASGTLPPVEPLDRPGVPVTDANLEEGPPERPLSEVRLVPDDASSVPEPPEPEPDDDETVDRVRDAYASATGRKEERESDEGRDVGMTRPYETRFTPDWMSGGVGYSSGYGLSGGAQIAVSDILGNHRFYIATDFFSNIESSNFYVLYEHLARRPNLSVGVYNFKEYYYSERTRLGEDLGEKRYFSERSYGMSVGASYPFSRFTRLEFDVSALTVDRRFAEELDTGEIELTDETVKRSLFIPSLRLVNDTTLWGMVGPVSGGRSSISVSKSWESGGDFTYLTGIADIRRYLRVGRRHTIAMKLVAARSSQQNAQNFFIGGVNSLRGYDDFEFSGTKMALTTLELRYPFIDYLVIASPLPIALRGLRGVMFIDLGAAWDVNEEFKGASRKGGFHLQDIKASYGIGVRMNLGFFVIRVDRAWRTDLRSTGGARTHFALGAEF
- a CDS encoding AAA family ATPase: MSPRRVLAVTFTNKAADEMKRRVAELTGADARLVWIGTFHSIAARILRAESRWGWWTPSFSIYDEADSTALIKQSMEKAGVSSSVFSPKAVLSSISRAKDRLIDASLYAETAGGYFEECVAGVYREYESGLRRMNAFDFDDLIMGTVRLLRDEPRVLDAYSERFQHVLVDEYQDTSHAQYQLVNLLSSMHRNIMVVGDDDQSIYGWRGADISNILDFEHDHPDATVVTLEQNYRSTGGILDAAHDVVSRNARRKEKKLWTDRGDGVPVRVVRVANEYHEADAIRDMIGSLIDEEELAARDFAVLYRTHAQSRVIEDSLRRAGVAYDIVGGVRFYERAEVKDVLGYLRVIANPDDAVSLGRIINVPPRKLGKKSVERLEDFAAGAGIPLREALGRSVEIEGLTPQARKSLDALAAMFASLEEKVDTDPADALIREVLEASGYTAWLEGQRTDEATERLGNVEELVSAAAEFAEVSERSDLPAFLEQVALVANIDMWEDRLDAVSLMTLHNAKGLEFPAVMVPGLEEGLLPHESSFGDVEELEEERRLLYVGMTRAKDHLVLLSADTRRRAGVLDVRVASRFIDEIDPSRLEVVAPAVRPSGRGRRGGRARARRGRPPRSDMFPDYENMSQETVELGPGTRVHHKTWGDGVVLEVAGRGGDAIVRVRFAGDVEKRIMLRYGGLEILGN